The Micromonospora sp. M71_S20 genome has a window encoding:
- a CDS encoding AAA family ATPase: MRSGLEVPPAVEAERVIAAVLADLRSGDHRGVVVDSPPGAGKSTLVVRAAVELAAAGEPLIIIAQTNEQVDDLIDRLARKAPELRIGRLSAADYRPSERVRGHETVRVAAKVADLGGPAVIIGTAAKWATVAEGSWPWAIVDEAYQMRSDALLRVAGRFERALFVGDPGQLDPFSTVETGRWTGLTWDPMQSAVAVLLRHNPELPVHRLPVSWRLPASAAPVVAAAFYPFTGFRAGTGPADRALRLGEPGAGDALDRAVDLAAATGWALYELPARQTLRTDAEAASACAALALRVLERGAVAVSEHAPAGAPVTADRIAVGAAHRDQAAAIRARLGPAGAGITVDTANRLQGREYDVTIVLHPLSGRRDATAFHLESGRLCVLASRHRQACVVVARAGIGELLDAHPSTETVHLDVPVKFPDGWEANQTILALLAGAGVPADGIRHPG; this comes from the coding sequence ATGCGCTCCGGGCTGGAGGTGCCGCCGGCGGTCGAGGCGGAGCGGGTCATCGCCGCCGTACTGGCCGACCTGCGCTCCGGCGACCATCGCGGCGTGGTGGTCGACTCGCCGCCGGGGGCCGGCAAGTCGACCCTGGTGGTGCGCGCCGCCGTCGAGCTGGCCGCCGCCGGCGAGCCGTTGATCATCATCGCGCAGACCAACGAGCAGGTCGACGACCTCATCGACCGCCTGGCGCGCAAGGCGCCTGAGCTGCGCATCGGGCGGCTCTCCGCCGCCGACTACCGGCCGTCCGAGCGGGTCAGGGGCCACGAGACGGTCAGGGTCGCCGCGAAGGTCGCCGACCTCGGCGGTCCGGCCGTCATCATCGGTACGGCCGCCAAGTGGGCCACGGTCGCCGAGGGCTCCTGGCCGTGGGCGATCGTCGACGAGGCGTACCAGATGCGCTCGGACGCCCTGCTGCGCGTGGCCGGGCGGTTCGAGCGGGCGCTGTTCGTCGGCGACCCCGGCCAGCTCGACCCGTTCTCGACGGTGGAGACGGGGCGCTGGACGGGCCTGACCTGGGACCCTATGCAGTCGGCGGTGGCCGTGCTGCTGCGGCACAACCCGGAGCTGCCGGTGCACCGGCTGCCGGTGTCGTGGCGGCTGCCCGCCTCGGCGGCGCCGGTGGTGGCCGCGGCGTTCTACCCGTTCACCGGGTTCCGGGCCGGCACCGGCCCCGCCGACCGGGCGTTGCGCCTCGGCGAGCCCGGGGCGGGGGACGCCCTGGACCGGGCGGTGGACCTGGCAGCGGCCACCGGCTGGGCGCTGTACGAGCTGCCGGCGCGGCAGACCCTGCGTACCGATGCCGAAGCCGCCTCGGCCTGCGCGGCGCTGGCGCTGCGGGTGCTCGAACGCGGCGCGGTCGCCGTCTCCGAGCACGCGCCGGCGGGCGCGCCGGTCACCGCCGACCGGATCGCCGTCGGGGCCGCCCACCGCGACCAGGCCGCGGCCATCCGCGCGCGCCTGGGGCCGGCGGGGGCCGGCATCACCGTCGACACCGCCAACCGGCTCCAGGGCCGGGAATACGACGTGACGATCGTGCTGCACCCCCTGTCGGGGCGGCGCGACGCGACCGCGTTCCACCTGGAGTCGGGGCGGCTCTGCGTGCTGGCGTCGCGGCACCGCCAGGCGTGCGTCGTCGTGGCGCGCGCGGGGATCGGCGAGCTGCTGGACGCCCACCCGTCGACGGAGACCGTGCACCTCGACGTGCCGGTCAAGTTCCCGGACGGCTGGGAGGCGAACCAGACGATCCTCGCCCTGCTCGCCGGTGCCGGCGTGCCGGCCGACGGTATCCGGCATCCCGGCTGA
- a CDS encoding sugar phosphate isomerase/epimerase, with translation MRIGINTWAWAAPLTDEALARLAPRIRAWGFDAIELTVQAPGDWDPARAADLLAGLGLAPAVCAGLLPEHDLLADDEEVVRRTEEFVRHCVRAASRVGADVVAGPLYAPAGRRWLLDADARRAATARLVQRLRPLADEAAGQGVTIAIEPLNRFETSLLNTVDQALEVVAGVPGLGLALDTFHLNIEERDLPGAIRLAGDHLAHVQVCGNDRGVPGGDHLDWSGMFDALAGIGYAGQVNIESFTAEALAVPMSVWRPLAADPDTLATEGLAFLRGLTRA, from the coding sequence GTGCGGATCGGCATCAACACGTGGGCATGGGCGGCGCCGCTGACCGACGAGGCGCTCGCCCGACTGGCCCCACGGATCAGGGCGTGGGGCTTCGACGCCATCGAGCTGACCGTCCAGGCGCCGGGGGACTGGGACCCGGCGCGGGCCGCCGACCTGCTCGCCGGGCTGGGCCTGGCCCCCGCCGTCTGCGCCGGCCTGCTGCCCGAGCACGACCTGCTCGCCGACGACGAGGAGGTCGTGCGGCGTACGGAGGAGTTCGTGCGGCACTGCGTGCGGGCCGCGAGCCGGGTGGGCGCCGACGTGGTGGCGGGCCCGCTCTACGCGCCGGCCGGCCGTCGCTGGCTGCTCGACGCGGACGCCCGGCGGGCCGCCACCGCCCGCCTCGTGCAGCGGCTCCGGCCGCTCGCCGACGAGGCCGCCGGGCAGGGCGTGACGATCGCCATCGAACCGCTCAACCGGTTCGAGACGAGCCTGCTCAACACCGTCGACCAGGCGCTGGAGGTGGTGGCCGGCGTCCCGGGCCTGGGCCTGGCGCTGGACACCTTCCATCTCAACATCGAGGAGCGCGACCTGCCGGGCGCCATCCGGCTGGCCGGCGACCACCTCGCCCACGTGCAGGTGTGCGGCAACGACCGCGGGGTGCCCGGCGGCGACCACCTCGACTGGTCGGGGATGTTCGACGCCCTGGCCGGCATCGGCTACGCCGGCCAGGTGAACATCGAGTCGTTCACCGCCGAGGCCCTGGCCGTGCCGATGTCCGTGTGGCGGCCCCTCGCCGCCGACCCCGACACCCTCGCCACGGAGGGGCTGGCGTTCCTGCGCGGCCTGACCAGGGCGTAG
- a CDS encoding GYD domain-containing protein translates to MTGGDARMAKFMLTSTYTVEGINGLMKDGGTKRAEVIRALIDNSGGRMEALYFGFGQYDTYVVCDLPDHRTAIALATTIRAAGGLDTRVSPLLTPEDVDEALRMQVAYQPPGA, encoded by the coding sequence ATGACCGGAGGTGACGCCCGGATGGCGAAGTTCATGCTCACGTCGACCTACACGGTCGAGGGGATCAACGGGTTGATGAAGGACGGCGGGACTAAACGCGCCGAGGTCATCCGAGCTTTGATCGACAACTCCGGTGGCCGGATGGAGGCGCTGTACTTCGGGTTCGGCCAGTACGACACGTACGTGGTGTGCGACCTTCCGGACCACCGGACCGCAATCGCCCTGGCCACCACCATCCGGGCGGCCGGCGGCCTGGACACCCGGGTCAGCCCGCTGCTGACCCCCGAGGACGTGGACGAGGCGCTCCGGATGCAGGTGGCATACCAACCTCCGGGTGCCTGA
- a CDS encoding peptidase codes for MWKAPALISARRAAVLLAATGIAVALPAAAGADTPTPSPGAATINKAGTSFLTAAGISPGQPVRVGASVGDYLYWSFTAAAGDTHHVAATVSLPAAASRKGDSTWTVEVFDGLRRRQACVAGAQTPVASKSAATVELDCELRQVRSWAEPWSGDPLPGTYYVRLSGTELPEQELGLPIEVSLLVGVESDGDTKPEGGDLKAPLVPAVNPGKVLAGDPTASTPAPGAAGDEEDGWFDWVRWPSLSSRWYWTVGGGILAAVAGVVGFALTRPRQRVG; via the coding sequence ATGTGGAAGGCTCCGGCCCTGATCTCAGCCCGCCGGGCGGCGGTGCTGCTCGCCGCCACCGGCATCGCCGTCGCGCTGCCGGCCGCTGCCGGCGCGGACACGCCCACCCCGTCGCCGGGGGCCGCCACCATCAACAAGGCCGGCACCTCGTTCCTCACCGCCGCCGGGATCAGCCCCGGCCAGCCGGTACGGGTCGGTGCCTCCGTGGGCGACTACCTGTACTGGTCGTTCACGGCTGCGGCGGGGGACACCCATCACGTGGCGGCCACCGTGTCGCTGCCCGCCGCGGCGAGCCGGAAGGGCGACTCCACCTGGACGGTCGAGGTCTTCGACGGGCTGCGCCGCCGGCAGGCGTGTGTCGCGGGGGCGCAGACTCCGGTGGCCTCGAAGAGTGCCGCCACCGTCGAACTCGACTGCGAGCTGCGCCAGGTGCGCTCGTGGGCCGAGCCGTGGTCGGGTGACCCGTTGCCGGGCACCTACTACGTCCGGCTCTCCGGCACCGAGTTGCCGGAGCAGGAGCTGGGCCTGCCGATCGAGGTGAGCCTGCTGGTCGGGGTGGAGTCCGACGGCGACACCAAGCCGGAGGGCGGCGACCTGAAGGCGCCCCTGGTCCCGGCGGTGAACCCGGGCAAGGTGCTCGCCGGCGACCCGACCGCCAGCACTCCGGCCCCGGGGGCGGCCGGTGACGAGGAGGACGGCTGGTTCGACTGGGTCCGGTGGCCGAGCCTGTCGTCCCGCTGGTACTGGACCGTCGGGGGCGGCATCCTGGCCGCCGTCGCGGGTGTGGTCGGCTTCGCCCTGACCCGCCCCCGCCAGCGCGTCGGCTGA
- a CDS encoding VWA domain-containing protein — MIKRRLPAVLLGLLVAFPTLGVPPAYADEHETEPVEPPKVELVLDVSGSMRAKDIGGRSRIAVAQEAFNDVVDALPETTDLGIRVLGATYGGDDKKVGCQDTQQLVPVGPVDRVKAKNAIATLRPTGFTPVGLALREAAKDLGTGETTRRIVLITDGEDTCAPPDPCEVARELAAQGTHLVVDTLGLIPDEKVRRQLVCIASATGGTYTSAQSKDDLTRRIKQIVERAKDTHTKTPAKVTGTDVCAKAPVLTPGVYTDRERFEEHRWYRIPVQSGQELRASVSIGLDRPLNRDYGVLLRATATDGRELVRGNDAGSGRTDVLSTGVRWSAADDEDEEESEDDDKGGVFTEPTEKAPEPTVVCLVVSNSFSAKAGAGQAPGMPLELTIDLVDASPAPNSPGLGRGWVLLGVLMLAGLLSGLIVGWLTRWWVAVWRTR, encoded by the coding sequence ATGATCAAACGACGGCTTCCAGCGGTCCTCTTAGGACTGTTGGTGGCCTTCCCGACACTGGGCGTGCCGCCCGCCTACGCCGACGAGCACGAAACCGAACCCGTCGAGCCACCCAAGGTGGAGCTGGTGCTCGACGTCAGCGGCTCGATGCGCGCCAAGGACATCGGCGGGCGTTCCCGTATCGCCGTGGCCCAGGAGGCGTTCAACGACGTCGTGGACGCGCTGCCCGAGACGACGGATCTCGGCATCCGCGTCCTCGGCGCCACCTACGGCGGGGACGACAAGAAGGTCGGCTGCCAGGACACCCAGCAGCTCGTACCGGTCGGCCCGGTCGACCGGGTGAAGGCCAAGAACGCCATCGCCACCCTGCGCCCGACCGGCTTCACCCCCGTCGGGTTGGCCCTGCGCGAGGCGGCCAAGGACCTCGGCACCGGCGAGACCACCCGGCGCATCGTGCTCATCACCGATGGCGAGGACACCTGCGCGCCGCCGGACCCCTGCGAGGTGGCCCGCGAGCTGGCCGCCCAGGGCACCCACCTGGTGGTCGACACGCTCGGCCTCATCCCCGACGAGAAGGTACGCAGGCAGCTCGTCTGCATCGCCTCGGCGACCGGCGGGACGTATACCTCCGCGCAGAGCAAGGACGACCTGACCCGGCGGATCAAGCAGATCGTGGAACGGGCCAAGGACACGCACACGAAGACGCCGGCGAAGGTGACCGGCACCGACGTCTGCGCCAAGGCGCCCGTGCTCACCCCCGGTGTCTACACCGACCGCGAGCGTTTCGAGGAGCACCGGTGGTACCGGATCCCGGTCCAGTCGGGGCAGGAGCTGCGGGCCTCGGTGAGCATCGGCCTGGACCGGCCGTTGAACCGGGACTACGGCGTGCTGCTGCGGGCCACCGCCACCGACGGGCGGGAACTGGTCCGGGGCAACGACGCCGGCAGCGGTCGTACCGACGTGTTGTCGACCGGGGTGCGCTGGTCGGCGGCGGACGACGAGGACGAGGAGGAGTCGGAGGACGACGACAAGGGCGGCGTCTTCACGGAGCCGACGGAGAAGGCTCCCGAGCCCACCGTCGTGTGCCTGGTGGTCAGCAACTCCTTCTCCGCGAAGGCGGGTGCCGGTCAGGCTCCGGGCATGCCGCTCGAACTGACCATCGACCTGGTCGACGCGTCGCCTGCCCCGAACAGCCCGGGTCTCGGCCGGGGCTGGGTGCTGTTGGGCGTACTCATGCTCGCGGGCCTGCTCAGTGGGTTGATCGTCGGTTGGCTGACCCGTTGGTGGGTAGCGGTCTGGAGGACCCGATGA
- a CDS encoding FAD-binding oxidoreductase, with translation MSIAAAWEAAVDKAVDGGANDFWCTLEDRRPGLLPERDAPLLFAALGRLTVGGDDPAGRAALLAVLGRAYRQLGLLPHAATVGGALLAAVARHAHPRLTPQLVDAWERAGRRAAEALRRAAARADDGPAWCPAEVIGHDRPCDTIAILTVRPWQRLPFQPGQAVPVCTPRRPGRWRWLSPANAPRPDGAVELHLRAVAAGAVAHSLVHDVRPGELLHLGPPRDAGLRLDPSARRDLLFVAGGTGLAPLRALVEQVAAAPDGRRVTLVVGARTFADLYDATALDKLQSAHDWLTVVPAFSHDPGAEPAEQGDALTIALDHHHPDHDVYVCGPPPMLAGARLRLPAAGVPADRIHLPAELVP, from the coding sequence GTGAGCATCGCCGCCGCCTGGGAGGCAGCCGTCGACAAGGCCGTCGACGGGGGCGCCAACGACTTCTGGTGCACGCTGGAGGACCGCCGCCCCGGCCTGCTGCCCGAGCGGGACGCGCCGCTGCTCTTCGCCGCGCTCGGCCGCCTCACGGTCGGCGGCGACGACCCGGCCGGGCGGGCGGCGCTGCTGGCGGTGCTCGGCCGCGCGTACCGCCAGCTTGGCCTGCTGCCGCACGCCGCCACCGTCGGCGGCGCGCTGCTCGCCGCCGTCGCCCGGCACGCCCACCCGCGGTTGACGCCGCAGCTCGTCGACGCCTGGGAGCGCGCCGGCCGCCGCGCCGCGGAGGCCCTGCGCCGCGCCGCCGCCCGTGCCGATGACGGGCCGGCCTGGTGCCCCGCCGAGGTGATCGGCCACGACCGGCCGTGCGACACGATCGCGATCCTGACCGTACGCCCCTGGCAGCGCCTGCCCTTCCAGCCCGGCCAGGCGGTCCCGGTCTGCACGCCGCGCCGGCCCGGCCGCTGGCGCTGGCTCTCCCCGGCCAACGCCCCGCGCCCCGACGGCGCAGTCGAGCTGCACCTCCGCGCCGTCGCCGCCGGGGCCGTCGCCCACAGCCTCGTCCACGACGTACGCCCCGGCGAGCTGCTCCACCTCGGCCCACCGCGCGACGCCGGCCTGCGCCTGGACCCGTCCGCGCGGCGGGACCTGCTGTTCGTGGCCGGCGGCACCGGGCTGGCGCCGCTGCGCGCCTTGGTCGAGCAGGTTGCCGCCGCGCCCGACGGCCGGCGGGTGACCCTGGTCGTCGGCGCGCGCACCTTCGCGGACCTGTACGACGCGACCGCCCTCGACAAGCTCCAGTCTGCCCACGACTGGCTGACCGTCGTGCCCGCCTTCAGCCACGACCCCGGCGCCGAGCCCGCCGAGCAGGGCGACGCCCTCACGATCGCCCTCGACCACCACCACCCAGACCACGACGTGTACGTCTGCGGCCCGCCCCCGATGCTCGCCGGCGCGCGGCTGCGGCTGCCCGCCGCCGGGGTGCCCGCCGACCGCATCCACCTGCCGGCGGAGCTGGTGCCCTGA
- a CDS encoding helix-turn-helix transcriptional regulator → MALKRHRLCQRRKALGFSQERLAETLGVERSTVVRWESAETDPQPWHRSRIASALWITLEQLDEMLIDVSVAKRRGKTMGKDIHSPAPVTTRAELLTGLRAFLASYIPGQSAEPARSLAEVRRGVGRVHNLYQRASYRSTARLLPEVLGQATDLAGQASTAERTSAFRLLAAAYLAASKLAAKVGDGDTALLAADRASISAGLAGDRALAGIAAYQAACGLLRLPGKGGAAEQVTQTSIARLASGTQTVTPDLLSARGALLLLAAVIAAGRGSPKEADRNLADAGTLARKLGSDRNCLWTGFGPTNVAIHTVSAAIRAGNASRAVEVGSRLDTSRLPTVLVGRRAQVHVDLAAAAMMGSLNQAAAVLHLIEAERVAAEVVHTSIQARELLRELLSKERRPTMPGLRPLAERAGLLV, encoded by the coding sequence GTGGCGCTGAAGCGACACCGGCTGTGCCAGCGGCGTAAGGCGCTCGGTTTCAGTCAGGAGCGACTGGCCGAGACACTCGGGGTGGAGCGGTCAACGGTGGTTCGTTGGGAAAGCGCCGAAACCGACCCGCAGCCGTGGCATCGGAGCCGGATCGCTTCGGCGCTTTGGATCACTCTCGAACAGCTCGACGAGATGCTCATAGACGTGTCAGTGGCGAAGCGTCGAGGAAAGACCATGGGCAAGGACATCCACAGTCCCGCACCGGTAACGACCCGCGCAGAACTTCTTACTGGCCTGCGCGCCTTCCTCGCTAGTTACATACCTGGCCAATCTGCTGAACCGGCGCGCTCCCTCGCTGAAGTACGTAGAGGCGTGGGCCGAGTCCACAACCTCTACCAGCGCGCGAGCTACCGATCCACGGCTCGCCTGCTGCCGGAAGTACTCGGCCAGGCCACCGATTTAGCAGGGCAGGCATCAACTGCCGAACGCACCAGCGCGTTCCGGCTGCTCGCCGCCGCCTACCTGGCGGCTTCGAAGCTCGCGGCCAAGGTGGGAGACGGGGACACGGCCTTGTTGGCGGCAGATCGGGCGTCGATATCGGCAGGACTCGCTGGCGATCGTGCTTTGGCGGGTATCGCGGCCTACCAGGCAGCATGCGGGCTCCTGCGACTGCCCGGGAAAGGGGGCGCTGCTGAGCAGGTCACCCAAACCAGCATCGCGCGGCTGGCCTCAGGGACGCAGACGGTCACCCCTGACCTTCTCTCGGCACGAGGCGCTTTGTTGCTCCTGGCTGCGGTCATCGCCGCTGGCCGGGGCAGCCCGAAAGAAGCCGATCGAAATCTCGCCGATGCCGGCACGCTGGCCAGGAAGCTCGGATCGGACCGCAACTGCCTCTGGACCGGCTTCGGTCCTACCAATGTCGCCATCCACACCGTTTCGGCGGCGATTCGCGCCGGAAACGCTAGCCGCGCCGTCGAAGTTGGGAGCCGGCTTGACACCTCACGTCTACCAACGGTCCTTGTCGGCCGGCGCGCCCAGGTGCATGTCGACCTTGCTGCGGCAGCGATGATGGGATCGCTGAACCAGGCCGCCGCGGTGCTCCACCTGATCGAGGCCGAGCGAGTCGCCGCAGAGGTGGTACACACCAGCATCCAGGCGCGCGAGTTGCTGCGTGAGCTGCTGTCAAAGGAGCGGCGTCCTACCATGCCAGGGCTTCGACCGCTGGCTGAGCGGGCGGGGCTGCTGGTGTGA
- a CDS encoding flavoprotein gives MIALVVCAAPPALRIRELIDLLMGEGWSVCVTATPTAASWIDLDALAYQTGHPIRVNWRLPGESEPHPTADVAVVAPATFNVMNKWAHGINDTPALGVLNQSLGAGLPVYAFPNVKAELAGHPAYATSIERLSHAGTIIVDLDADLDWRVVTRTVAFA, from the coding sequence GTGATAGCGCTCGTTGTCTGCGCCGCTCCGCCAGCGCTGCGCATCAGGGAACTCATCGACCTGCTGATGGGGGAAGGTTGGAGCGTCTGCGTCACCGCTACGCCAACCGCAGCCAGTTGGATCGATCTGGATGCCCTCGCCTATCAGACGGGGCACCCAATTCGGGTGAATTGGCGGCTACCCGGTGAATCGGAGCCTCACCCCACCGCTGACGTGGCCGTCGTCGCGCCAGCCACCTTCAACGTCATGAACAAGTGGGCACACGGCATCAACGACACTCCCGCCCTTGGCGTCCTCAACCAGTCGCTGGGCGCAGGACTGCCCGTCTACGCCTTTCCAAACGTCAAAGCAGAACTCGCGGGCCATCCGGCCTATGCCACGAGCATCGAAAGGTTGAGTCACGCGGGAACCATCATCGTCGATCTCGATGCCGACTTGGACTGGCGAGTCGTGACGCGGACGGTCGCGTTTGCATGA
- a CDS encoding DUF3427 domain-containing protein encodes MTDLERGIYEHLITRALADRLQHVDPALVQHHKLDPADAPDTLARHIAALAHRALHAVPSGDDKLHRQIDLANRIADAIAAESPQASTAQDQVTDAKHLLHAIAAPPTPPAQPAFPQRPTTPLSTGALLVNGRHQPRIGHEVTHEMASAEQVDLLCAFIKWYGLRIVEPAIRELIARGGKLRVITTTYLGATDQRALDRLAELGAEIKVSYETRTTRLHAKAWLFRRNNGMTTAYVGSSNLSKSALIDGVEWNVRVSNVEQPHVIDTFTATFEDYWNDPAFEDYDASRDAERLRNALSGERREDSPTQIANLDVRPYPYQAEILADLDAERQVHGRHRNLVVMATGTGKTVVAALDFRRLHRKNQVDSLLFVAHQEQILTQSLATFRQVMLDGSFGETLVGGKTPTRWRHVFASIQSLHRREIDPEAYDMVIVDEFHHAEAPTYARLLERLQPRVLLGLTATPDRADGRDVRRWFDGRVAVELHLWEALERQLLAPFQYFGLHDDVDLSRLRWKRGQGYDVGELDGLYTGNDARARLVLKAVRDTVDVDRMRALGFCVSIAHARFMAEWFTRYGVPSAAVTSHVDRLAQHDLLREFKAGKLRVLFTVDLFNEGVDLPMVDTILMLRPTESATIFLQQLGRGLRLDDDKPCLTVLDFIGGQHANFRFDLRWRALTGVSRREIRDAVEQDFPSLPSGCHIQLDPVARKVVLDNLRTVMPTSKNGLLAELRHLGDVSLAGFLRETDVEVEDVYRSATIGGWTGLRRLAGLESSTPGPDDRELGRAIGRMLHLDDPDRLDLLTRVAAGQRPASGRLWDMLHFDLWGPNAPLTSRNERLARLWAEPARCAELRQVAEVLRERIHRVTPQPLSAEVPLRVHARYSRNEACAAFGMPNPGSLREGVKWLPDAQADLFFVTLVKSEAHYSPTTMYADRAITDSLFQWESQSTTSSASATGQRYVHHASRGSTVHLFVRETRNADRDLGAPAYLYAGPMTYQEHTGDRPMRIIWRLAHALPADVYATARAIAA; translated from the coding sequence GTGACGGATCTTGAGCGGGGCATCTACGAGCACCTCATCACCCGTGCGCTAGCCGACCGGCTCCAGCACGTCGACCCCGCTCTCGTCCAGCACCACAAGCTCGACCCCGCCGACGCACCAGACACCCTCGCCCGTCACATCGCCGCCCTGGCCCACCGAGCCCTGCACGCCGTCCCTAGCGGCGACGACAAGCTCCACCGCCAGATCGATCTCGCCAACCGCATCGCGGACGCCATCGCCGCCGAAAGCCCGCAGGCGTCGACGGCACAGGACCAGGTGACCGATGCCAAGCACCTCCTGCACGCCATCGCCGCCCCACCCACCCCACCGGCGCAACCAGCCTTCCCCCAACGCCCCACCACCCCCCTCTCCACCGGTGCCCTACTGGTCAACGGCCGCCACCAGCCCCGCATCGGCCACGAGGTCACCCACGAGATGGCGTCGGCAGAGCAGGTCGACCTCCTCTGCGCGTTCATCAAGTGGTACGGCCTGCGCATCGTCGAGCCCGCCATCCGCGAGCTGATCGCTAGGGGCGGCAAGCTGCGCGTCATCACCACGACCTACCTGGGCGCGACCGATCAGCGGGCCCTCGACCGGCTCGCCGAGCTGGGCGCCGAGATCAAGGTGTCCTACGAGACCAGGACCACCCGGCTGCACGCCAAGGCGTGGCTGTTCCGCCGCAACAACGGCATGACCACCGCGTACGTCGGCTCGTCGAACCTGTCGAAGTCCGCGCTAATCGACGGCGTGGAGTGGAACGTGCGTGTCTCCAACGTCGAGCAGCCGCACGTCATCGACACGTTCACCGCCACGTTCGAGGACTACTGGAACGACCCGGCGTTCGAGGACTACGACGCCAGCAGGGATGCGGAGCGGCTGCGGAACGCCCTCAGCGGGGAGCGGCGCGAGGACTCGCCGACGCAGATCGCCAATCTGGACGTGCGGCCGTACCCGTACCAGGCGGAGATCCTCGCCGACCTGGACGCCGAGCGGCAGGTGCACGGCCGGCACCGGAACCTGGTGGTGATGGCGACCGGCACCGGCAAGACGGTCGTCGCCGCGCTGGACTTCCGGCGCCTGCACCGCAAGAACCAGGTCGACTCGCTGCTCTTCGTCGCCCACCAGGAGCAGATCCTCACCCAGAGCCTGGCGACGTTCCGGCAGGTGATGCTCGACGGCAGCTTCGGCGAGACGCTGGTCGGGGGCAAAACCCCGACCAGGTGGCGGCACGTCTTCGCCTCCATCCAGTCGCTGCATCGGCGGGAGATCGACCCCGAGGCGTACGACATGGTGATCGTCGACGAGTTCCACCACGCGGAGGCACCGACGTACGCCCGGCTGTTGGAGCGGCTTCAGCCGCGCGTACTGCTGGGGCTGACGGCGACCCCCGACCGCGCCGACGGTCGGGATGTGCGGCGGTGGTTCGACGGCCGCGTGGCGGTGGAGCTGCACCTCTGGGAGGCGTTGGAGCGGCAGTTGCTCGCGCCGTTCCAGTACTTCGGGCTGCACGACGACGTAGACCTGTCGCGCCTGCGCTGGAAGCGCGGCCAGGGGTACGACGTCGGCGAACTTGACGGCCTCTACACCGGCAACGACGCGCGGGCGCGGCTGGTGTTGAAGGCGGTGCGCGACACGGTCGACGTGGACCGGATGCGGGCGCTCGGGTTCTGCGTGAGCATCGCCCACGCCCGGTTCATGGCGGAGTGGTTCACCCGGTACGGCGTGCCGTCGGCGGCGGTGACCTCTCACGTGGATCGACTCGCCCAGCATGATCTGCTGCGGGAGTTCAAGGCCGGCAAGCTGCGGGTGCTCTTCACCGTGGACCTGTTCAACGAGGGCGTCGACCTGCCGATGGTCGACACGATCCTGATGCTGCGGCCCACCGAGAGCGCCACGATCTTCCTCCAGCAACTCGGCCGAGGGCTGCGCCTGGACGACGACAAGCCCTGCCTGACGGTGCTCGACTTCATCGGCGGGCAGCACGCCAACTTCCGCTTCGACCTGCGCTGGCGCGCCCTGACCGGGGTCAGCCGCCGGGAGATCAGGGACGCCGTCGAGCAGGACTTCCCGTCGCTACCCAGCGGCTGCCACATCCAGTTGGACCCGGTCGCCCGCAAGGTCGTGCTCGACAACCTGCGTACCGTCATGCCGACGTCGAAGAACGGCCTGCTGGCGGAACTGCGGCACCTCGGGGACGTCAGCCTCGCCGGGTTCCTGCGGGAGACCGACGTGGAGGTCGAGGACGTGTACCGGTCGGCGACCATCGGCGGGTGGACCGGGCTGCGGCGGCTCGCCGGGCTGGAGTCGTCGACGCCGGGGCCGGACGACCGGGAGTTGGGCCGGGCCATCGGGCGGATGCTGCACCTCGACGACCCAGACCGCCTCGACCTGCTGACCCGGGTGGCGGCGGGCCAGCGGCCGGCGTCCGGGCGGCTCTGGGACATGCTGCACTTCGACCTGTGGGGGCCGAACGCGCCGCTGACCTCGCGGAACGAGCGGCTAGCGCGGCTCTGGGCGGAGCCGGCCCGCTGCGCCGAGCTGCGGCAGGTGGCCGAGGTGCTGCGCGAACGGATCCACCGGGTCACGCCACAGCCGCTGTCGGCTGAGGTGCCGCTGCGGGTGCACGCCCGCTACAGCCGCAACGAGGCGTGCGCCGCCTTCGGCATGCCGAACCCGGGATCGCTGCGGGAGGGCGTGAAGTGGCTGCCCGACGCCCAGGCGGACCTCTTCTTCGTCACCCTGGTCAAGTCGGAGGCGCACTACTCCCCCACCACCATGTACGCCGACCGGGCCATCACCGACAGCCTGTTCCAGTGGGAGTCGCAGAGCACCACGTCGTCGGCCTCGGCGACCGGCCAACGCTACGTCCACCACGCCTCGCGCGGCTCGACCGTGCACCTCTTCGTACGGGAGACCCGGAACGCAGACCGGGACCTGGGCGCGCCGGCCTACCTCTACGCCGGCCCGATGACCTACCAGGAGCACACCGGCGACCGGCCCATGCGCATCATCTGGCGGCTGGCACACGCCCTCCCCGCCGACGTGTACGCCACCGCCCGAGCGATCGCCGCATGA